A genomic segment from Nicotiana tabacum cultivar K326 chromosome 9, ASM71507v2, whole genome shotgun sequence encodes:
- the LOC142163989 gene encoding uncharacterized protein LOC142163989, which translates to MASESHLPIIEPEDSPVSAIPQSESTATEENRRLRIRMLEMWDAWSNGKEPPSIIPGFPELLSRTSGISNVPIPVTNPFIPFGYPTISANLTAKFEKYDGHGYPIAHLKRYCNQLRGVGGKEELLMAYFRESLTGIASEWYIDQDISHWHIWDDLARDFVRKFQYNIDIAPDRNFLTNFKKKTAESFREYAIKWREQASRVKPPTDEAEMVNVFLQAQEADYFQNMMSAMGKPFAEAIKIGEMVENGLKTGRIISQSTLRATSQAIQNGSGGLANRKKREEGAMMTTALKAIIAIVDSEAIPKAAVKQARNEKKITLTPQIAETNTGAAPAKDAILYVPRAPRKEQLMLNTPKIFEQRKVTLNVPKLYVPKRTYVARGPVISPRLNEPVVISCAPQSPMRDPTAFPWNYSKTVVTYKGKEIMGEVNEMNQPRKYHNPEEQKILKLSKDKRFSPKKPMSSEEAEEFFRKMKTSEYAIIDHLRKTPSQVSLLSLFISSNEHQKVLLKTLNEAYVPVETSVEQLKRMAEQFFEVNRISFSRDDMPQEGAAHNKALHLTVKCEGYYMKRVMLDGGSGVDICPLSTLQIMKIGTERIRPNNVCVRAFDGVKRDTIGEIDLILTFGPVDFEVTFQVLDMDTLYNFLLGRPWIHTAGAVPSTLHQMVKFEHENQEIVVHGEDEQSIYRDPSVPCLEAREGSEHIVYQAFEIVIADQCEEGAPFPQPCLSNASVMVATEMIKHG; encoded by the exons ATGGCCTCTGAAAGTCATCTACCAATTATTGAGCCTGAGGATAGTCCTGTATCGGCTATTCCACAGTCAGAGTCCACAGCCACTGAGGAAAATAGGAGGCTGCGCATCCGCATGTTAGAAATGTGGGACGCTTGGTCTAATGGCAAAGAACCGCCCAGTATAATCCCCGGATTTCCTGAACTGCTTTCCAGGACGAGTGGAATCTCTAATGTCCCCATCCCCGTAACAAACCCATTCATCCCGTTTGGGTACCCCACTATATCGGCCAATTTAACCG CCAAATTCGAAAAGTACGACGGTCACGGATACCCGATCGCTCATTTAAAAAGATATTGCAATCAGCTGAGAGGGGtaggtggaaaagaagaacttTTGATGGCCTATTTCAGGGAGAGCTTGACGGGAATTGCGTCAGAATGGTACATAGATCAGGACATCTCCcattggcatatatgggatgacttGGCCCGAGATTTCGTCAGGAAATTTCAATACAATATTGATATAGCTCCAGATAGGAATTTTCTGACCAATTTCAAGAAGAAAACCGCGGAAAGCTTCCGTGAATATGCTATCAAGTGGCGTGAGCAAGCATCCAGAGTGAAACCGCCTACGGATGAGGCAGAAATGGTCAATGTTTTCTTGCAGGCCCAAGAGgccgattactttcagaacatgatgtctgcaatgggCAAACCTTTTGCAGAGGCCATAAAAATCggagaaatggtagaaaatggcttgaaaactggCCGAATCATAAGTCAATCTACTTTAAGAGCCACCTCCCAAGCCATCCAGAATGGCTCGGGAGGTTTAGCAAATCGAAAGAAGAGGGAAGAAGGAGCCATGATGACTACAG CTTTGAAAGCTATCATCGCCATTGTCGATTCAGAGGCAATACCTAAAGCGGCGGTGAAACAAGCCAGAAATGAGAAGAAAATCACTCTAACTCCTCAAATTGCAGAAACAAATACTGGGGCAGCACCTGCTAAGGACGCAATTCTCTATGTTCCTAGGGCCCCAAGGAAAGAACAACTCATGTTGAacactcccaaaatatttgagcAGAGGAAAGTCACGCTAAATGTGCCAAAGTTGTATGTGCCAAAAAGGACTTATGTGGCGCGGGGGCcggtaatttcaccaaggctgaatgagcccgtggttattagCTGCGCACCACAGAGCCCTATGAGAGACCCCACTGCATTCCCCTGGAATTATAGCAAAACAGTGGttacttacaaggggaaagagattATGGGAGAGGTGAACGAAATGAACCAACCTAGGAAGTACCACAACCCAGAAGAGCAAAAGATATTAAAACTGAGCAAGGATAAACGGTTTTCGCCTAAGAAGCCTATGAGTTCTGAGGAAGCAGAAGAGTTTTTCCGAAAAATGAAAACTTCGGAATATGCAATAATTGACCATCTCAGGAAGACTCCTTCCCAGGTTTCACTTTTATCTCTTTTTATTAGCTCAAATGAACATCAGAAGGTACTCCTGAAAACATTGAACGAGGCATATGTCCCGGTTGAAACTTCAGTTGAACAACTGAAAAGAATGGCTGAACAATTCTTTGAAGTTAATAGGATTTCCTTCAGCCGTGATGATATGCCCCAAGAGGGAGCcgcccacaacaaagcccttcacttgactgtcaaatgtgaaggttaTTATATGAAGAGAGTCATGCTAGATGGTGGGTCTGGAGTcgacatttgccctctctcaacGCTCCAGATAATGAAAATTGGAACAGAAAGAATCCGACCAAACAATGTATGTGTGCGCGCTTTTGATGGTGTCAAACGAGACACAATAGGGgaaattgatttgattttgacctTTGGCCCTGTGGATTTCGAAGTAACTTTCCAGGTTCTGGACATGGATACTTTATATAATTTTCTCCTaggaagaccatggattcacacTGCAGGAGCTGTGCCCTCCACTCttcatcaaatggtcaaatttgaacatgaaaaccaAGAAATTGTTGTCCACGGGGAGGATGAACAGTCCATTTACAGGGACCCTTCAGTCCCATGTCTCGAAGCTAGAGAAGGAAGTGAGCACATTGTCTACCAAGCCTTCGAAATTGTGATCGCTGATCAATGCGAAGAAGGGGCCCCGTTCCCTCAACCATGCTTATCTAATGCCTCGGTCATGGTCGCCACTGAAATGATTAAACATGGGTAA